The following DNA comes from Spirochaetota bacterium.
TCAATTCTATGAATAAGACTGTTTATTTCATTCGCTAGGTCGCAGGCATTATCACCCTGACCTGTATAAATCTTAGTTTCAAGATTAAATAGGATATCTTCCATCTGCTTTGCTGTCTCCCCAGAACAGCCCATGTACAATAGAATTCGGGAAGCGTCCTGATAAGTAAGCAAACCGAGTTCCAACCCAAAGCGGTGGTTCATATAATCCCTTAAGGCATCTGAAATAGAATTAGCGCTAACATGCTTCTCCCTGCATGTTTTGATTATTATGTCAGCTGCCTTAGCGGCTCTGGATTGGGCTAATCTTTGGGGTGTCCTCTTGCTATTCTTTAACCCTATGATTAGAGCAACATAAATAAGTGCAGGAAAAATCAATAAGAGAAACAAATGCCATTCTATGTTTGTATAGCTAAATGTGGATGATAGGTCCTTTATTGAACTGTGTATAGGAAAGATATCCCTACCCAACTCCTCAATCACCTCTTTTCTCTTCGCTTGAGTATAATCTGGCGACTCCCCCTTCCCTCCTTGAATAACCTGGCCAGGCAACACATTTAATAAATGGAAAGATGTTGTTATTCGCCTGTAAGTGTCACTCGTGGTATCGAAAAAGCTTAATGAAAAAGGAGGAATTTTATATTCTCCCTCTTCTTCAGGCACAACAGCCCACTTCATTATCTTGGTGCCCTCAATACCTTGCTTTCCAGGCTTAGTCGTTAAAATTGGTTGATCTGCATATATCTTAGCCTCATCTATTTCAGGGTTATGCAAATCAGGGATACGATTTACATTCCCCCACCCACTCAGCGTAACAGTAAGAGTAGCTGATTCCCCTGCTTTAATCTTGGAAGGCTCTAATGTTGATTTTATTCTAAAGCTGCCAACTAGACCGCTAAAATCAACGGGTTTTTCTTTTACTGGTAGGGGAAAGATATTTAACTTTACAGACTCGCTTGACGTTTCAATCACACGGCTCTCAGAAAATGGGGAAAACGGATCACTTGAAAAGAAGTCATCGAAAATACTGCCAGGTCTTTTTGATCTCCGCCTTAGTTGGATCATCTCCATACTCATCTTTGCAGGATCAATCACATAACTCCCAGCCTTAACAGGAATTATAGAATACTTAACCTCTAAAACCTTATAACTCTTAGAATTATATTTTGCATTATACTCAACTGGTTTCCCGATCTGCTTAAAGGATATGTTTTCCACATCCGGAAGGGATAAAGAGACATTGGATACATTGACAAGATGATATAATTTTAATGTATATATCAACTGTTCTTCAATGTACCCCTTGTTTGACGAAACACTGGCAACAAGAAATACAGGTCGATTAGTCTCGCCCTTCTGATTAAGGTTTTTTTTTACGGTTAGTTTTTTAACATTACTACGATAAGTATTGCCCTTCACCTTTGTTATAGCTGGGCCGATCTCGAATGCGCCAACTCTCTTAGGTTGAATAAAATAAGTATAATCTATGCTTGAGCTGAAACTGCCATTGATGATCTCCATTCGGGTGGAGGTCCCGCCTTTCCTAACAATAAAGTTGTCCAGTCCATGAATTTTTGGGGTCTCTGCATCTCTAGTTCCTGAAACACTAACAACCACTCGTATGGAATCGCTTGGATTGGCTTCATATTGTTCAATCTTTAATTCTATTGAGATATCCGCAAATAGAATGCAAGGAACTAGAATCAATAATGCATGAATAATAACGAAAGCGTATCTCATCTTTACCATAATGCCTACATATAAAAATTCTATCTAATAATCAGGTCTTGAACTATAATCCATTGGATGAATTTTATCCTATTGGTGGAGTTAAAACCTCGTCATTATGTGAGGATCTCAGCATGATTTTTATGTAGCATAATTAAGAACAAAAGAATAATATCAATATCATTCTATAATTTTGCACATCAAAATAATATAAGCAGATAAGGCTCAATTTACCAGGATTTTCCTGATCTCACACCATTTTTCTTATCCTTTGGAACCTGAAATTCTAAAATCTTTGTCCGATCTTCATTTATATTATCGAGCAGAGCCTCGGCCTTCTTTCTGTCAAGCAATGCCGCAGCCTCAGGTTCAGTCAATTCATCCTGCTCGTCTTTTTTCATTGGATCAGCAGAGCTTAATTTGCCAGAAAGATCCTGTTTGTCTCCCTTCTCATCACCTTTATCCCTCCCCTGGTCGTTGCCCTTCTTCTCCTCTGGTTTATCACGTCCCTTATCTTCCCCCTTCTCCTGATCCTGATCCGATCCCTTTTTGTCTCCATCCTTCTGCTCATTATCCTCCTGCCCATCCTTATTCTGATCCCTATTTTTTTCTGCTTCTGAGAGTTTGCGCAACGAAAGTTCTAAGTTATATTTTGCTTCATTGCTATTAGGATTGTAGACAATAGCCATCTTATAAAACTCAATGGCTGAGGCGAAATCTCCCTGAACAAAGGCCGTGTTTCCGAGATTATAGGATGCTTTATAGCGCATATCATTATCCTGGGCCCTTCTCAAAACGCTGCTAAATGCCGAAAATGCCCCCTTATAATCTGAATTTTGAAAGGCTGCACAGCCTCTATTATAACGATAGCGGATATCCCTTGGATTGTCCATATCTGCTTTTTGGTAGGCCTTCTCCGCCTCTGAAAAACGTCTCTGCCTATAGAGTTCATCTGCATCCTCGGCTGTAAGAATAGAGGGATAAATGAGGGCAAAGAAGATAATTAACGATAATATTTTACAATTTTGGTATACGTCTAACATCTATAAAAGCCTCCATGAGCAAAAGGGCAAAGGCTGCAAATAGAAAAATGGGGAACCGCTCTTCATAGACCTTTATCTTCCCGCTCTTAAGTGTAACTGCATCGGTCTTATATTTTATACCATCAAAATAAAGGATGTCCAGATCAAGATCACCCGCAACAGCTCGAACATAATCTCCGCCCGTTGTTGTAGCAATCCTTTTCAAGCTCTCCTCGTCAAGCTTAGAGAGAATAAGCTTACCCTTCTTGTCCTTTTGAAATCCACCAGCGCCATCGCTTGATGGTATTGGGCCTCCTGAGGTATCGCCAATGCCAAAAACGAATATCTTCACCCCCTTGGCTTTAGCCTTTTCAGCCGCCCCTAATCCCTTACCCTCGTTGTCCTCGCCATCTGTTATGAGGAGTATCACCCTGTCGGTTT
Coding sequences within:
- a CDS encoding BatD family protein — its product is MVKMRYAFVIIHALLILVPCILFADISIELKIEQYEANPSDSIRVVVSVSGTRDAETPKIHGLDNFIVRKGGTSTRMEIINGSFSSSIDYTYFIQPKRVGAFEIGPAITKVKGNTYRSNVKKLTVKKNLNQKGETNRPVFLVASVSSNKGYIEEQLIYTLKLYHLVNVSNVSLSLPDVENISFKQIGKPVEYNAKYNSKSYKVLEVKYSIIPVKAGSYVIDPAKMSMEMIQLRRRSKRPGSIFDDFFSSDPFSPFSESRVIETSSESVKLNIFPLPVKEKPVDFSGLVGSFRIKSTLEPSKIKAGESATLTVTLSGWGNVNRIPDLHNPEIDEAKIYADQPILTTKPGKQGIEGTKIMKWAVVPEEEGEYKIPPFSLSFFDTTSDTYRRITTSFHLLNVLPGQVIQGGKGESPDYTQAKRKEVIEELGRDIFPIHSSIKDLSSTFSYTNIEWHLFLLLIFPALIYVALIIGLKNSKRTPQRLAQSRAAKAADIIIKTCREKHVSANSISDALRDYMNHRFGLELGLLTYQDASRILLYMGCSGETAKQMEDILFNLETKIYTGQGDNACDLANEINSLIHRIEKESR
- a CDS encoding tetratricopeptide repeat protein; this translates as MLDVYQNCKILSLIIFFALIYPSILTAEDADELYRQRRFSEAEKAYQKADMDNPRDIRYRYNRGCAAFQNSDYKGAFSAFSSVLRRAQDNDMRYKASYNLGNTAFVQGDFASAIEFYKMAIVYNPNSNEAKYNLELSLRKLSEAEKNRDQNKDGQEDNEQKDGDKKGSDQDQEKGEDKGRDKPEEKKGNDQGRDKGDEKGDKQDLSGKLSSADPMKKDEQDELTEPEAAALLDRKKAEALLDNINEDRTKILEFQVPKDKKNGVRSGKSW